A single window of Acidimicrobiales bacterium DNA harbors:
- a CDS encoding recombinase RecB yields MSLPSRRLASMGLPLPSTLSPSKASTFKDCALAFRFSVIERIPEPPSPHASRGTLVHASLQKLYSLPPRQRRPEVARTCLRDAWDELKDLEEFTGLGLSAPETRDFLEECERLVEAVFAIEDPAQIRPIGLELEMAVQLGEDDKGPTVRGIIDRLELTEDGELVVTDYKTGKAPRHTIAQKRLDGVRIYALMCERLLGRRPARVQLHYLGDQKTMSHVPDDQSVRAVETQLQALWGAIRRACATGVFKEKPSSLCECCNFRRWCPAWGGDPDRAATEAPSVFFGS; encoded by the coding sequence ATGTCCCTTCCGTCGCGTAGGCTCGCTTCGATGGGACTTCCACTGCCGTCGACCCTCTCACCTTCCAAGGCGAGCACGTTCAAGGACTGCGCGCTGGCCTTCCGCTTCTCGGTCATAGAGCGGATCCCCGAACCCCCGAGTCCGCATGCGAGCCGGGGCACCCTGGTCCACGCGAGCCTCCAGAAGCTCTACTCCCTGCCACCCCGGCAGAGGCGACCCGAGGTGGCCCGTACATGCCTGAGAGACGCATGGGACGAGCTGAAGGACCTCGAAGAGTTCACCGGTCTCGGTCTTTCCGCGCCCGAGACGAGGGACTTCCTCGAGGAGTGTGAGCGTCTGGTCGAGGCCGTGTTCGCCATCGAGGATCCCGCACAGATCCGCCCCATCGGCCTCGAGCTGGAGATGGCCGTCCAACTGGGCGAGGACGACAAAGGGCCGACCGTCAGGGGGATCATCGACCGCCTCGAGCTCACCGAGGACGGGGAGCTGGTCGTGACCGACTACAAGACAGGGAAGGCACCTCGACACACGATCGCCCAAAAACGACTCGACGGCGTCAGGATCTACGCACTCATGTGTGAGAGGCTCCTCGGCCGAAGGCCGGCCCGTGTGCAGCTCCACTACCTCGGCGACCAGAAGACCATGAGCCATGTCCCCGACGACCAGAGCGTGAGAGCCGTAGAGACACAGCTCCAGGCCCTGTGGGGAGCCATCCGACGCGCATGCGCGACCGGTGTCTTCAAGGAGAAGCCGTCTTCGCTGTGCGAATGCTGCAACTTCAGGCGATGGTGCCCTGCGTGGGGTGGAGATCCCGACCGCGCCGCCACGGAAGCACCCTCTGTGTTTTTCGGGTCGTGA